ATTTTTTAATATAAGTTTTATTTTTTTTAGACTAATATAGATGAATTAATACCATAATTACTAAGTGAGTTTAAAATGGGCATGAATGAATACATAACAAATAAAGAAAAATATTATCTTATTAATAAAGAAATAATAAATGAAGGTGTTGAATTTTTCTTTGATTTATATGGGAAAAACTCAAAAGAAGAAAATGTTTCTTTAATCTCTACAAAAAGTAGAAAACTTATTCTTCACGATATTGAAAATCTGTCTGATTACAGATATCTGTATGTTCATGAAAATGAAAGAAAATTTTATGAAAATTATTATAATGATTTTATGAGCAAAAAACTCATACCAAAAAATATGAAAAATTTTTATGAAGAAGTTGGAAATACTGTAAATAATATATTTGAAAATCCTCAAACAATAAAAAATGTAAAAGAAGTAGAAATTATAGTAAATGATATGGTATCTACAATTTTACAAGATAGTTTTTCAGTAAGTTCATTTATAACTATACTTGCAAGTGATTACTATACGCATACTCATTCATTAAATGTAAGCGTTTATGCCTTATGCCTGGGTAAACATATGGGCATGAATAAAAAAGATTTAGAAAACTTAGGAATATCTGCCTTACTTCATGACTTAGGGAAAACTCAAATTAGTGACAAAATCATAAATAAAGAAGGTATTTTGACTGAACATGAATTTAATGAGGTTAAAAAGCACCCAATGTATGGATGGGCAATGGCAAGACAATTAGGAATTACAAATAAAGAGATATTATCAGGTATTAGAAATCATCATGAAAGAGTTGATGGTTTCGGATATCCAGATAAGCAAAAAGCTGAACACATGAGTATTTTTGCAAAAATAATTGCTGTATGTGATGTTTTTGATGCCTTAACCACCAATAAAAGTTATAAAAACTCAACAGGCACATTTAATACCCTTGTTATGATGAAAAAAGAGATGTCAAAACATCTAGATGGTAATGTTGTAAATCACTTCATTGGAGTATTTAAAGAAGAAATGAATAAAATACAACAACACAAATAATAATTAAACTATAATAAGCCTTTTAAGGCACTTGTTAAAAGAGTAGAAGAATCAACACCCCCTACTTTTTGTACATACTCAATAATTAATGGTACAAATTTACTAACCATATTAGAATCCATTCCCAAAGTTTTAAATGCAGTTTGTACAGATTCAGCTGAACTAATTTTATTCAATAAACTATCTGTCAATGAAGAAGTATTTAGATTACCTAAAGCTGGAACATCTTTTAACAAACTAGTATAGTCAGTATCAGAAATTTGATTTTTTGCATATTATAAAATTGTTGCTGTTCCTGTTGTAGCTTGAGTTGGTGTTATGTTCATATTTTTTGAGATAGAGCTTATTAAGTCATTTTCACTTGTTTTTGAAAGTTCGTTAGAGATCATATTTTTAACTTGGTCAAACATTCCAGCATGAGAAAATGTGACAAGTAGAAACATTATAGATAATAGGATTTTATTCACTATTCTTCCTTACTTTTTAGAAAATTATACCATAAGAAATTATTAGTTCTTCTTTTATTTAAGTAAATAGTTTAGTACTTTTATGAGAATTAGTTTTATTGCAAGTAGGACATATATTATGGAATTTCGATTCATCTTCTTCACAAATAACACAAGGATAAGTTAAAGAGGGAGAATCTTTAAATAATATCTTTTTTGATATAAATTTATTTGCCATATATGCAACATTTAAGATAGGGTCATTTTGTAGTTTCTTTAAAGTTTTTTGAGAAGTATTTGGATTTCGAGCCACTGCTCTTCTTACTTTATAATTAGAAGATTTCGAAAGTTTTTTTAACTCTTTTGGGTCAATACTTTTCTTAGCTTGAAGAGCTTCTTCAATAGATTTTTTCACTTTTTTCTCCATTATTTTTATTAAGAAAAAATTTTACTTTAAGATGGTTTCAATATAGCGACAGAAAATAAATGAGTTAATAATTTTATAGAAGATGATAAAAGGAGACTTTCTCCTTTTATCTAAAGAATATGGTCGTCTTTTCTTGGTTGCGGTAATATAAGATTTAAAAATATACCAGTAATAGCTCCAAGTCCAATTCCTGAAAATGAAACTCCACCAAAATTAAATGTCATTCCTCCAATTGCAAAAACTAAAATCATAGAAACAATAACTAAGTTTCTAGGACAGTTAAAATCAATATTAGCTCTTACTAAAGTAGAGATACCAACGCTTGCAATAATTCCAAAAAGTAATAGCATAACTCCACCCATAACTGGAACTGGGATAGTAGCTAGTATTCCACCTAATTTCCCAACAAATGCTAAAACAATAGCAGCAATAGCAGCCCAAGTCATAATTGCAGGATTAAAGGCTTTTGTTACTGTAACAGCACCTGTAACTTCTGAGTATGTAGTATTTGGTGGACCACCAAACATTGATGCAACAGAAGTTGCTAAACCATCACCTAAAAGTGTATTTTTTAATCCTGGCTTTTTAAGATAATCTACTTTTGTAACATTTGAAATAGCCAACATATCACCAATATGCTCAATAGCAGGAGCAATAGCAATTGGTAAAATAAAGATAATAGCTTGCCAGTTAAATTCTGGTGCTGTAAAGTTTGGCATAGAAAACCAAGAAGCTTTTGCTACAATTGAAAAATCAACTACCCCAAAAAATATTGAAACAACATAACCCACCAAAATAGCACCTAAGATAGGAATCAGTTTGAAAATACCTTTTCCCAAAAGTGATATAAATACCATAGTAAAAAGAGAAATCATAGAGATAATAATAGCTGTTTCAAAGGGAATTAAAACAATCGCTCCATCTCCTGTTTTACCCATAGCCATATTTACTGCAACTGGAGATAAAATAAGTCCAATAGAGATAATAACAGGTCCCACAACAACTGCCGGTAAAAGTTTATGAATAAAATTATCACCTTTTAATCTAATAATAAAACTAAGCACAACATAAAATAGTCCAGAAGCAACAAGTCCGGACATAGTTGCAGCTATTCCCCAAGTTTTTACCCCATAAGAAATAGGAGCAATAAAAGCAAAAGATGAAGCTAAAAAGATAGGTGGAACTGTTTTTCTATTTACAAGTTGAAATACTAAAGTACCAAGACCAGCAGTAAAAAGTGCAACATTTGGATCAAGTCCTGTCAAAATTGGTACAAGTACAAGTGCACCAAAAGCAACAAACAAAAACTGAATACCAAGAATAGAATCCTTGATTCTAAAATTATAATCTGTGGGTTTCATTTATCCTCTTTATTTAAATAATTTTGTTATGGTAACCAAATAATGGTTAATATTATGTAAACCACTGTTTAGGATATAAGCAATTTTGCGATATAATCTGGCCCAAATAATAAAATAAAATAGGACAAAATATGTATAAAGAAAGTACTAATATACTAGTAAAACATCTAATAAATAGATTAAGAGATGTAAGAACAGCATCAAATGAATTTAGACTTACAATTGAAGAGATTTCAAGAATAATTGCAGCTGAAGCCTTATCTGATTTTAATACAATTACACAAAATATAAATACATGGCAAGGTCCTTTAGATGTTCAAATGATAGAAGTACAAAAATTAGTATTAGTACCAATTTTAAGAGCTGGTGAACCTATGCTTACAGGTATTTTAAGAACTTTACCATATGCAAGAAGTGGATTTTTAGCTATGAAAAGAGATGAAGAGACTGCCTTATCAAAACTTTTTTATGAAAATATCCCAGAAATCGAAGATAAAACCGTTCTTTTGTTAGATCCAATGGTAGCAACTGGTGGTTCACTTATAGATGGAATTTCTTATTTAAAAAGTAAAGGTGCCAAAAGAATCATCTCTTTAAATATTTTAGGAGCTCCGGAAGGTATAAAAGCTGTTCAAGAAGCTCATCCTGATGTGGATATCTTCATAGCCCAAATAGATGAAAGACTTGATGATAATAAATACATAAGACCAGGTCTTGGTGATGCAGGAGATAGAGCATTTTATACACATGAGTAAAAACTTTTTTTATCCTAAATAATTTTAAAATAAAGGCTAATAATGGCTTCAGGCATATTTGCTCTTTTAGATGATATTGCTGTTTTAGCTGATGATGTGGCAGTTACAACTAAGATTGCCACTCAAAAGACTGCTGGAATTTTAGGTGATGACTTAGCAGTAAATGCCCAAAAGGCAATGGGCTTTAGTCAAGAGAGAGAATTAAAAGTAATTTGGGCGATTATAAAAGGTTCACTAAGAAATAAAGCCATAATCCTACCTCTAGCATTTATATTAAGTGCTTTTGCAGCCTTTCTTATCCCTTATATTCTAATTTTTGGTGGATTATACCTTCTTTATGAAGGTGCTGAAAAGATAGAAGAGTATTTTCACAATAAACTACATAGTCACCACGAAAAAGAGATTATAAATTCAACAAGCGATAATATTTTGAAAATAGAACAAGACAAAATAAAATCAGCAATATTAACTGATTTTATTCTTTCTATAGAAATTGTTATAATCTCTTTAAGTACTGTATTAAATGAAACCTTACCCTTGCAAATTTTTGTGACAAGCTTTGTTGCAATAGTTGCCACTTTTGGAGTATATGGAATAGTAGCACTTATTATTAGAATGGATAATATTGGATTTTGGTTGATTGAAAAAAACAAAGTTACAATAGGAAATTTTTTAATTGCCCTTATGCCAAAAATAATTAAGTTCTTAGCTGTTGTTGGAACTTTTGCCATGATTTTAGTGGGAGGAGGAATTCTTTCACATAATATTCATCCAATAGAAGAAGTTTTTTTTGAAAATATTCCTCTTATTTTAAATCATTTAATAGTAGGTTTTATTGTAGGCTTTTTACTTTTAGTTATTATCAACATATTAAAAAAAGTTTTTAAAAGAGCTAAAAATTAAATACATTTAGCTCTTTTCTATATCTAGTGACCGCCAGTTGTTTTTGGTATTTTCACTGGTTTGGGAGCTCCCCAAATCATAAGAGCTGCTAAAACAAATACTACTGAAAGAGTAATCATAACTTGATTGGTTGCCAACATTACACTTTGTTTATTTATCATCATATTTATTGTCTGATTAATCAAATCCGTACTCATTCCTGTATTCTCCATTGCCATTCTTATACTATTATCACTATCTGTAATGGCTACCAAATTAGCATGATTTTCAATTGTTTTATTACTCCAGGCAGTTGCTACAAATGATGTGGCAAAAGCTCCTGAAAGTGTACGAACAAAGTTCAATAATCCAGCTGCAGAATCCACCTCATTTTTTTCAACACTTGAAAGGGATAAACCCATTGCAGGAATAAAAAAGAAAGGTAGTCCAAATCCCATAAACAATAGAGGCAACATAACATCAATAAATGCCATATCTGTATTTGCAATACCTCTCCAAAAAGTCATAAGACCAAGCCATAAAACACCTACAAAAACCAATTTTCTAGCATCTGTAGTAGTTGCAGCTTTTGCCACAAATGGAGCGACTGTTAGCCCAGCAATTCCTGTCCAACAAGCTGCAAGACCAGCTTGCGTTCCTGTATATCCCATCAAAGTTTGAAGCCAAAGAGGAGTTAAAACATTGGCACCAAAATATGCACCAAATGCCAAACTTACAGTTAGTACACTAATGGTAAAGCCCCTATGTCTAAAAACTTTTAAATCAACAACAGGATGTTCATCATAAAATTCCCAAATTATAAAACTAACAAAACTTATAAAAGAGACAATTGCTAATATTACTATTTTATTGGAACTAAACCAATCAAGGTCTTTCCCTTCATCTAATACTAATTGTAAACATACAACCCAAATAATTAATAAAAATAATCCAACTACATCAATAGGTTTTTTAACTAAAGGTTCAATATAATCTTTCAATAATTGCCAAGCAAAAAAACCACAAATAATAACAATAGGTGAATTTAAGAAAAATACCCAAGGCCAGCTATATTCATCACAAACATAACCTCCTACAATAGGACCTAAAACAGGAGCCACAAGTGTTGTCATAGACCACATTCCAATAGCAACTCCCGCTTTTTCTTTTGGAAAAAGTCGTAAAAGTAGTGTTTGAGAAAGTGGCATCAAAGGTCCACCAGAAAATCCTTGAAATACCCGAGCAACAACTAATAAACCTAAAGAATCTGAAAGCCCACAGACTATAGAAAAAAGCCCAAACATAATCATAGATACCACAAATACTTTTACAGCACCAAACCTAAGAGCAAACCAACCTGTAAGTGGCACTGTTATTGCTTCACCTATTGCATAAGCTGTGATTACCCAAGTACCTTGAGAAGCTGTTGCTCCTAGATTTCCAGCAATATGAGGAACTGATACATTTGCAATAGTCATATTTAAAACTGCAATAAAATTTGCAGTTGTAAGCATAAGTGCAGCAACCCAAAACATTGTAGGAGATAATTTAAATTCTCCTATAACTTCTTCAGAAGAAGTTTTTTCATTTTGCATAATAAACTCTCATTTTATTTTTGGTTATATGTATCTATTTCTACATCCATTGAAAGACCTACTTTTAAAGGATGAGCTTCTAACTCTTCAGGAAGTAGTTTTATACGAACTGGTACTCTTTGAACAACTTTAATCCAATTTCCTGTTGCATTTTGTGCAGGAATTAAAGAAAAAGCAGCTCCTGTTCCACCAGAGAAACCTTCTACTTCACCATGATATGTAACATCGTCTCCATAAATATCTGCATGAACAATAGCCTCTTGACCAACTTTAACTCTTCTCAATTTTCCTTCTTTGAAATTTGCATTTACATATATATTATGAGTAGGAACAATTGATAATAAAGGTGTTCCTTCTTGAACTCTTTGTCCAAGTTCTACTTGTCTTTTGGCAATTATTCCACTTATAGGTGCTTTAATAATCGTACGATTAAAGTTTACAATCGCTTGGTCTAATCTAGCTTTTGCTAAAAGAACTTCTGGATTGTTTTCTACACTTACATTATCAATTCTTGTTGCATTTTGATTTCTTGAACCAATTGCTGAAACAATATTTGATTTTGACTGTTTAACTTCTGCTAGGGTTGAATCTAACTTTGATTTTGCATTTTCATAGGCATTTTTTGCTTTTGTCAATTCATCTGCTGAAATTGCACCAGATGAGATTAAATCTTCTCTTCTTTTTAAATCTATTTGTGCTTTTTCAAAGTCAGCTTTTGCAGAACTCAATTTTGCATTCATTCTCATCTCATCTGCTTTTCTTGCTTCTATTAAAGCATTTAGTCCATTATTATTTGCCATATAACCTTTTACACGACGAATTGCTAAACTTAAATTTGCTTTTGCTTCTTCTAGAGCTAAAGAAGTATCTGTTTGATCTATTTTTACTAAAATATCACCTTTTTTTACAACTTGAGTATTTGTAACAAGTACATCACTTATTGTACCACCAACAGAAGGTGTAACTTGTGCAATTTCAACATCTGTGTATGCATTATCAGTTGAAACATAGTGTGAAGCATAAAAATACCAATACAAACCAAAAATTGCTCCTATTAAGACAATCAATACCAAAAAAATCGAAAGTACTTTTTTTCTTTTACTTTGATTTTTCTTTACTTTTTCATTGATTTTTTTATTTTCTTCCATTATTATTTCCTTTTTCATTCATAGGCGATTGTTGAGTATATCCGCCTCCAAGTGCATACTTAAGTGCTATATCCAAAGTAAGTGCTCTGCTTTTTTGATTTATTAAATTTCTTTTTGTATTTATAAAATTTTCTTGTGAATATAAAACTTCTAAATAATTACTAAGTCCACCTTCATAACGCTTTGTTTTTATTTCATATGCTTCTTGTGAAGAATTTAATGCTTCTTGAGATTTTATAAGCTGTTTTGTCAATGCTCTTTGACTAATACCAACATCTGCAACTTCTTTTAAAGCTTGAGTTAGAGTTTGATTATAGTTTGCAACTGCTTGTTCATATATACTTGTATTTTTTCTCAAATCACCTTTTAATCTTCCTGCTGTGAAAAGAGGCAAAGAAATAGCAGGCCCCACTGAGCCCATATAAGAATCTTTTTCATGAAGTAAATTCAATCCTAAAGATTGCAATCCAATAAATGCTGAAAGATTTATATTAGGATAAAACTCTGCTTTTTTCTCTTGTATTAAATACTCTTTTGATTCTACTTGCATTTTTGCAGCTATTATATCTGGTCGTCTTCCCAATAAATCAACCGCTAAATTATTAGGAAATCTAAATTCTTTTTGATAAAAATTAATTGTTGGACGAGTTATTTTAAGACCCCTATCAGGTCCAGCTCCCATTAGTGCTGCTATTTTATTTCTTTGTAAAGAGATTTGTTCATCTAGTAATAAAACATTTTCTTGTGCATTTGATAATAAAGTTTTTGCATCATCAACACTTGATTTATTTTCAAGTCCATTTTCATATCTTTGATTTAATAAAACTAATAATTTATTTTGAACTGTTAAATACTCTTTTAGTTCATCTTTATTTGCAAATAATCGTGCTAACTCAGAATAACTACTTGCTATTGCACTAGAAAGAGTTAATCTTGTTTGTGCAAGTTCTGCTTTCATAGCTTCTACATTTGAGATACTAGCAGCTATAGTTGCACGATTTTTACCCCAAAAATCTAACTCCCAAGAAAAATTTAAAGTAGCTTGTCCATAATCATTCCAACCTTTAGGAGTTGAACTTGGAGGAGTAATATAGTTATAACTATGTTTTTCTTCTGTTACTTGTGCATTTGCACTTATTTGTGGTAAATTTAACGATTTTGTAACCTGAGTATAAGCATCTGCTTCTTTTAATCTTGCCATTGCTGAAATTATATTTGGTGAATCACTTAAGGCTTCACTAATCAATTCATTAAGTTGTTTATCACCATAAATTTTCCACCAGCTCGCTTTTGGCCATTGTGTATTATTATTATCAAATGATTCTTTTATTTTATACATTGATATTGAGTTTGGTTTAATTAATTCATTATTTTTAGGAATTGGAGCACAACCACTTATCATTATACTAAGTACCGTCATTGTAGTTAATATTTTATAATTTGATAATAAATTAGCAATTTTTCTATTCATTTATACCTTTCATCAAAATTGTACTGTACTGTACTGTTCATTTAAAGGAATATTATCTTTTTAAATGTTAAGATAACTTTAAAAAATCTATCTAAAAGAAATATTAATGAGAAAAAAAACAGAAACAAAAAGACAAACAATAATTCAAGCTGCAACAGAAGTCTTTAAAGAATTTGGTTTTGAAAGAGCGTCTATGTCAAAAATTTGTGCCAAAGCTGGTGGTTCAAAAACCACCTTATATAATTATTTTCCATCAAAAGAAGAATTATTTTTTGAAGTTGTATCTATGGCAAATGCAGAAGATTTTATATTTGTACATAAAATATTAGATGAATCAAATGAGGGAAAAGATGTATCTGAACAGTTATGTGAATTTGGTAAAAGATATCTAGCATTTTTGTATTCACCAAAACTAAAAGAGCTAAGAAGACTAACAATAAGCCAATCAGGAATAACAGATTTAGGAAAAATTGCTTACAATAATAGAGTATTAAAAAGCCAAAATATCATTTCTAACTTTTTAGAAAAAAATATAAAATTGAATAAAATAAAAAAAATAGATACTTCTATTGCATCAAAACACCTATGTGGACTTCTAGAATCAGAATTAATGTATCAATTTCTCTTTCAGATTGATATGGAGTTTTCAAAAAAAGAAATGGATCAAATGGCAATAAGAGCTATTAATGTATTTATGGATGCTTACAGGGCTTAATATTAAATATTTATCTACAGAATTTATTACACTCCCATTTAAAATGAAAAATCTATATTTTTAATTTATAACCAATTCCATAAATATTTATAATTTTTATATTAGGAATCTTTTTACGCAAACGAACAACCATATTTCTAATATTATCTTGTTTTACATCTTCATTATTTAAGTAAAAATAGTCTAATATTTTATCTATTGGGCAAATAAGTCCAAAATATTCTACAAGTATTTCAAATAAAAGTAAATCATATTTAGCTAGGATTACTAACTCTTTATTATAAAAAATAGATTTTTTTGTTTTATTCCAAGTGAGAGAATCACTTATATGAACTAATTCATCTTTTGAAGAATCAAACTTATCACTTACTTTAGATAATACAGACAAGATATTCTCAGGGCTAAGTGGCTTTGGAATAAAATATAAGATATCAAGATTTATATACTCAATTAAATACTTAGGATTTTGATGAGCAGAAATTACAATAAAAACTTGATTCTCATTTTCTTCTTTTATTGCTTTAATTAATTCAATACCCGTAAGTTTTGGCATCTCATAATCTGTCATCACAATATCAAAAGGTTTTCCATTTTTCTCTTGATAATTTTCATATATTTCTAAACCTTCTTTTCCATTTAAAGCAGTATGAACTTCACCAAAATAATCACATAAAACAGATGCTATCTTTTTTTGAAGAGGAAGATAATCTTCTACAAAAAGAATACTCAAATTTTTACACTTTCTATATAATAATTGTCCCATTATTTTCCCTCAAATAAAACTATCTCAAAACAAGCACCAATATCAGTATTTTTTGCACTTAATATACCAGCACTGTGATTTTCTATGACTATTTTTGATATATACAAACCTAACCCTGTACCATTTTTTTCATTTTTAGTAGAAAAGTATGGATCAAAAATTTTCTCTATAATTCTCTCATCAATACCCCCTCCATTGTCACAAATAGTAATAATAAACTTGTTGTTATCTTCTTGAATACTAATGTTTATTTGGGGATTTGCAATGTTTTTCTCTATAAAATTATCAATATCATTTTTAATGATATTTAGAATAACTTGCATAACTTCATTAGCATAAATATTTATACTTTTGCTTGTTTGATTATCAATCAATATTTTAATATCTTCTTTTTTTATCATTGTATTAAGAATATTTAAAGCCTTATCTATAGGTATGTCCAAGGTTGTAGATTCTTTTTGTTTATTTGGTTTAAAAAAGTTCGTAAAGTCTTCTATTGTACCTGTCAAATATTGAGTATAATTATGTATATCTTTCATCTCATTTTGTAAAAATTGTAAAAACTTTTTTTGTGATTCTTCATTATTAAAATCAAATTTTTCCAAATCAATCTTACTTTGAATACTAAAAGCGCTCATTCCTATCACACTTAAAGGTTGTCTCCATTGGTGTGCTATGATACTTAGCATCTCTCCCATTTGTGCAAGTCTAGATTGCCCAAGAAGAAGTTCTTCTTTCTTTTGTATTTCTTTTATACCTGTATCAACCCTATCTTGAAGTGAAGCATTAAGTTCTTGTAATTGAAATTGTGCATCTAAAAACTTTGTTTCAGCTTCTTTTTGCGCTCGCATATCTATTCCTATATAAATGATTTCATCATCAGACAAATTAACATTCACCCATCTACTAGGAATTATCTCTCCACTTTTAGATAAAGGATTCATATCAATATATTGTGTCTCTTTTCTAGTACGAAAAGCTTCTATCATAATCTCTTGTTGTTTTGGATCTGGGTGAAATAATGCAAATACATTCTCCTGTGCATTTAGCTCCTCCATACTCCACCCAAATACTCGTTCACATTCTTTATTCCATAATTTACAATGTCCTTTTGTATCAAAAGAATCAATAAATATAGGGGCAATATCAAAAAGTGTTTTAAAGTGTTCTTCTCTATATTTAAGATTTTTTTCAATTCTTTCTTTATTATAAATCTTATTTTCTAATCTTAATATCCATAAAACAAGCATTAAAATAATAAATATTAAGATTGATATAATCATAGTTTATCCTTTAAACAGTATGTTTAATTTTATCTCAAAACACCCAAAATAATTGAGCCAATAGTTTATTTCTTGATTCTTGTGATACAGATACTGCTTCACTTCCAAATCCATGAGCAAAGCTTGCCTTAAAGTTTAAACTTTTATATAAAACTGTATAACTGATTCCTACATCGTTTAATCTTCTTGTATTATCCTCTAAGCCATCCCAAGTATTAGTATTACTCCAT
The Arcobacter sp. F2176 DNA segment above includes these coding regions:
- a CDS encoding HD-GYP domain-containing protein — its product is MNEYITNKEKYYLINKEIINEGVEFFFDLYGKNSKEENVSLISTKSRKLILHDIENLSDYRYLYVHENERKFYENYYNDFMSKKLIPKNMKNFYEEVGNTVNNIFENPQTIKNVKEVEIIVNDMVSTILQDSFSVSSFITILASDYYTHTHSLNVSVYALCLGKHMGMNKKDLENLGISALLHDLGKTQISDKIINKEGILTEHEFNEVKKHPMYGWAMARQLGITNKEILSGIRNHHERVDGFGYPDKQKAEHMSIFAKIIAVCDVFDALTTNKSYKNSTGTFNTLVMMKKEMSKHLDGNVVNHFIGVFKEEMNKIQQHK
- a CDS encoding uracil-xanthine permease family protein translates to MKPTDYNFRIKDSILGIQFLFVAFGALVLVPILTGLDPNVALFTAGLGTLVFQLVNRKTVPPIFLASSFAFIAPISYGVKTWGIAATMSGLVASGLFYVVLSFIIRLKGDNFIHKLLPAVVVGPVIISIGLILSPVAVNMAMGKTGDGAIVLIPFETAIIISMISLFTMVFISLLGKGIFKLIPILGAILVGYVVSIFFGVVDFSIVAKASWFSMPNFTAPEFNWQAIIFILPIAIAPAIEHIGDMLAISNVTKVDYLKKPGLKNTLLGDGLATSVASMFGGPPNTTYSEVTGAVTVTKAFNPAIMTWAAIAAIVLAFVGKLGGILATIPVPVMGGVMLLLFGIIASVGISTLVRANIDFNCPRNLVIVSMILVFAIGGMTFNFGGVSFSGIGLGAITGIFLNLILPQPRKDDHIL
- the upp gene encoding uracil phosphoribosyltransferase, with translation MYKESTNILVKHLINRLRDVRTASNEFRLTIEEISRIIAAEALSDFNTITQNINTWQGPLDVQMIEVQKLVLVPILRAGEPMLTGILRTLPYARSGFLAMKRDEETALSKLFYENIPEIEDKTVLLLDPMVATGGSLIDGISYLKSKGAKRIISLNILGAPEGIKAVQEAHPDVDIFIAQIDERLDDNKYIRPGLGDAGDRAFYTHE
- a CDS encoding DUF808 domain-containing protein produces the protein MASGIFALLDDIAVLADDVAVTTKIATQKTAGILGDDLAVNAQKAMGFSQERELKVIWAIIKGSLRNKAIILPLAFILSAFAAFLIPYILIFGGLYLLYEGAEKIEEYFHNKLHSHHEKEIINSTSDNILKIEQDKIKSAILTDFILSIEIVIISLSTVLNETLPLQIFVTSFVAIVATFGVYGIVALIIRMDNIGFWLIEKNKVTIGNFLIALMPKIIKFLAVVGTFAMILVGGGILSHNIHPIEEVFFENIPLILNHLIVGFIVGFLLLVIINILKKVFKRAKN
- a CDS encoding DHA2 family efflux MFS transporter permease subunit — translated: MQNEKTSSEEVIGEFKLSPTMFWVAALMLTTANFIAVLNMTIANVSVPHIAGNLGATASQGTWVITAYAIGEAITVPLTGWFALRFGAVKVFVVSMIMFGLFSIVCGLSDSLGLLVVARVFQGFSGGPLMPLSQTLLLRLFPKEKAGVAIGMWSMTTLVAPVLGPIVGGYVCDEYSWPWVFFLNSPIVIICGFFAWQLLKDYIEPLVKKPIDVVGLFLLIIWVVCLQLVLDEGKDLDWFSSNKIVILAIVSFISFVSFIIWEFYDEHPVVDLKVFRHRGFTISVLTVSLAFGAYFGANVLTPLWLQTLMGYTGTQAGLAACWTGIAGLTVAPFVAKAATTTDARKLVFVGVLWLGLMTFWRGIANTDMAFIDVMLPLLFMGFGLPFFFIPAMGLSLSSVEKNEVDSAAGLLNFVRTLSGAFATSFVATAWSNKTIENHANLVAITDSDNSIRMAMENTGMSTDLINQTINMMINKQSVMLATNQVMITLSVVFVLAALMIWGAPKPVKIPKTTGGH
- a CDS encoding HlyD family secretion protein, yielding MEENKKINEKVKKNQSKRKKVLSIFLVLIVLIGAIFGLYWYFYASHYVSTDNAYTDVEIAQVTPSVGGTISDVLVTNTQVVKKGDILVKIDQTDTSLALEEAKANLSLAIRRVKGYMANNNGLNALIEARKADEMRMNAKLSSAKADFEKAQIDLKRREDLISSGAISADELTKAKNAYENAKSKLDSTLAEVKQSKSNIVSAIGSRNQNATRIDNVSVENNPEVLLAKARLDQAIVNFNRTIIKAPISGIIAKRQVELGQRVQEGTPLLSIVPTHNIYVNANFKEGKLRRVKVGQEAIVHADIYGDDVTYHGEVEGFSGGTGAAFSLIPAQNATGNWIKVVQRVPVRIKLLPEELEAHPLKVGLSMDVEIDTYNQK
- a CDS encoding efflux transporter outer membrane subunit yields the protein MNRKIANLLSNYKILTTMTVLSIMISGCAPIPKNNELIKPNSISMYKIKESFDNNNTQWPKASWWKIYGDKQLNELISEALSDSPNIISAMARLKEADAYTQVTKSLNLPQISANAQVTEEKHSYNYITPPSSTPKGWNDYGQATLNFSWELDFWGKNRATIAASISNVEAMKAELAQTRLTLSSAIASSYSELARLFANKDELKEYLTVQNKLLVLLNQRYENGLENKSSVDDAKTLLSNAQENVLLLDEQISLQRNKIAALMGAGPDRGLKITRPTINFYQKEFRFPNNLAVDLLGRRPDIIAAKMQVESKEYLIQEKKAEFYPNINLSAFIGLQSLGLNLLHEKDSYMGSVGPAISLPLFTAGRLKGDLRKNTSIYEQAVANYNQTLTQALKEVADVGISQRALTKQLIKSQEALNSSQEAYEIKTKRYEGGLSNYLEVLYSQENFINTKRNLINQKSRALTLDIALKYALGGGYTQQSPMNEKGNNNGRK
- a CDS encoding TetR/AcrR family transcriptional regulator, producing the protein MRKKTETKRQTIIQAATEVFKEFGFERASMSKICAKAGGSKTTLYNYFPSKEELFFEVVSMANAEDFIFVHKILDESNEGKDVSEQLCEFGKRYLAFLYSPKLKELRRLTISQSGITDLGKIAYNNRVLKSQNIISNFLEKNIKLNKIKKIDTSIASKHLCGLLESELMYQFLFQIDMEFSKKEMDQMAIRAINVFMDAYRA
- a CDS encoding response regulator, with amino-acid sequence MGQLLYRKCKNLSILFVEDYLPLQKKIASVLCDYFGEVHTALNGKEGLEIYENYQEKNGKPFDIVMTDYEMPKLTGIELIKAIKEENENQVFIVISAHQNPKYLIEYINLDILYFIPKPLSPENILSVLSKVSDKFDSSKDELVHISDSLTWNKTKKSIFYNKELVILAKYDLLLFEILVEYFGLICPIDKILDYFYLNNEDVKQDNIRNMVVRLRKKIPNIKIINIYGIGYKLKI